In Castanea sativa cultivar Marrone di Chiusa Pesio chromosome 6, ASM4071231v1, a single window of DNA contains:
- the LOC142640660 gene encoding GBF-interacting protein 1, producing the protein MSGEALLAGDGNGNGGQGEGGIRGLTAIPSNMKKTIQNIREITGKQHSDDDIYAVLKECSMDPNETAQKLLYLDTFHEVKKRRDRRKENLSSRKPEGSRSTQGRFARGGQDNGGRKNVAVRRENGINHITKNNAAPLLTKASAVIPNGPTNLSNGSGSHGPTSQSSVGGVINVPKGSSAVDVNKLGTAPPQYAAVAALAPTGSASGVKQGKSPSGADQLSLSATPATVSAVDSSASDPVLMPAISQHPGPASTAKQGTGSQGIATEPSDLQKNKHISQDVSELELSKNEKAASRTMSSMNKKRETSKSKAVEKNKVSETSQLSSSVSEGSLAIRSSSDCASQSTQESVIPNEVLASDVATTTIEVISEPPAEVNVNDRQIVTFPNHFQVSEALKSGLTFGSFESTFGSSVKSIKGTGGDNDSSGAAESSQQTDQTAKEHSSNQSISSNTQEDFPDHPHSVSQPILEQVPPSEGNASSAESKDDQLNQEILSLPEVPRNPNIQNGPNYNLGLVSTMLGNQFVQFEGPETQTQEASRFSNFVNGNTPALSSRSPTPPIQSSVPPQSVPVLRQPYPANFIPYGHYYHPFYMPPIHQYLSHNGFPQQPSSGNVYLTPAPNASAAGVKSPLPQLKPGANAGNPAHVGIFGASFIAPPVGHNPGSAVTSGSSTGIEDLSSSQMKENHVYTTGQLSEGSTVWIPGQDIPNLPVNSLYNFNPHGQPMAFSLAQAGHGAFAGLYAGQTLAAPSTLLQQSQAMAGAVETVAPPTGVFQQAQHPPINWISNF; encoded by the exons ATGAGCGGCGAAGCTCTTCTTGCTGGTGATGGTAATGGTAATGGAGGCCAAGGGGAAGGAGGGATAAGGGGCTTGACCGCGATCCCAAGCAACATGAAGAAGACGATCCAGAACATTCGAGAAATCACGGGAAAGCAACACAGCGACGATGACATCTACGCTGTGCTCAAGGAGTGTTCTATGGATCCCAATGAGACAGCACAGAAGCTCCTCTATTTGG ATACATTTCATGAGGTTAAAAAGAGACGTGACCGGAGAAAGGAG AATTTGAGTAGCAGAAAACCTGAAGGTTCTAGGTCGACGCAGGGGCGATTTGCTCGGGGTGGTCAAG ATAATGGTGGTAGGAAGAATGTTGCTGTTAGAAGGGAAAATGGCATCAATCACATTACAAAGAACAATGCGGCTCCTCTCTTGACAAA GGCTTCAGCTGTCATACCTAATGGTCCCACAAACCTTTCAAATGGTAGTGGGAGTCACGGTCCTACCTCCCAATCATCTGTGGGTGGTGTTATCAATGTTCCTAAAGGAAGTTCAGCTGTTGATGTAAACAAATTAGGGACTGCTCCACCACAATATGCTGCTGTTGCAGCTTTAGCCCCCACTGGCTCTGCGTCTGGAGTTAAACAAGGAAAGTCCCCATCAGGCGCTGATCAGCTGTCACTCTCTGCTACTCCAGCAACTGTGTCTGCAGTTGATTCCTCTGCTTCAGATCCGGTTCTGATGCCAGCTATCTCCCAACATCCTGGTCCTGCGAGTACAGCTAAACAGGGAACAGGGAGCCAGGGAATTGCTACTGAACCAAGTGAtcttcaaaaaaacaaacatatttCTCAAGATGTTAGTGAATTAGAGTTGTCCAAGAATGAAAAAGCAGCCTCCAGGACTATGAGCTCCATGAACAAAAAAAGGGAAACAAGCAAGTCCAAAGCAGTTGAAAAGAATAAGGTGTCTGAGACTTCGCAACTCTCTTCTTCGGTATCTGAAGGTTCTCTGGCCATTAGGTCTTCGTCAGATTGTGCGAGTCAGTCAACACAAGAGTCTGTTATCCCTAATGAAG TGCTTGCATCTGATGTTGCAACTACTACCATTGAAGTCATCTCTGAGCCACCAGCTGAGGTGAATGTTAATGATAGGCAAATTGTTACCTTTCCCAATCACTTCCAGGTCTCTGAAGCTCTGAAAAGTGGATTGACTTTTGGAAGCTTCGAATCTACATTTGGATCAAGTGTGAAATCCATCAAGGGAACTGGTGGTGACAATGACTCTTCAGGTGCTGCTGAGTCTTCTCAGCAGACTGATCAAACTGCTAAAGAGCATTCTAG CAACCAAAGCATATCCTCAAATACACAAGAAGATTTTCCTGATCATCCACATTCTGTCTCTCAGCCTATTCTTGAACAAGTACCTCCTTCAGAGGGCAATGCATCTAGTGCAGAATCCAAAGATGACCAGTTAAACCAGGAAATATTGTCGCTTCCAGAAGTCCCTCGAAACCCAAACATTCAAAACGGACCAAACTACAATCTTGGTTTAGTGTCAACCATGCTAGGGAACCAGTTTGTACAATTTGAAGGACCTGAAACTCAGACACAGGAAGCATCTCGCTTCTCGAACTTTGTT AATGGGAATACTCCGGCTCTGTCTAGCCGTAGCCCTACTCCACCAATTCAGAGCTCTGTGCCCCCACAATCGGTTCCTGTTTTGAGGCAGCCATATCCTGCTAACTTCATCCCATACGGTCACTACTACCATCCATTTTATATGCCACCAATTCACCAATATTTAAGCCACAATGGGTTTCCCCAGCAGCCATCTTCTGGCAATGTCTATTTAACCCCAGCACCTAATGCTTCTGCTGCTGGGGTTAAATCACCTCTGCCTCAATTGAAGCCTGGAGCAAATGCAGGAAACCCGGCTCATGTTGGAATTTTTGGTGCTTCATTCATAGCTCCCCCTGTTGGTCACAATCCTGGTTCAGCAGTCACCTCTGGAAGCTCTACTGGTATCGAGGATCTTTCATCATCTCAGATGAAGGAAAATCATGTCTACACGACTGGACAACTG AGTGAGGGTTCAACTGTTTGGATTCCAGGCCAAGATATACCCAACTTGCCAGTCAATTCTTTGTACAACTTCAACCCTCATGGACAGCCCATGGCTTTCTCACTTGCTCAGGCTGGTCATGGTGCCTTTGCTGGACTTTATGCGGGGCAGACATTAGCCGCTCCTTCGACACTTCTGCAACAGTCACAGGCAATGGCTGGAGCTGTTGAAACAGTAGCACCTCCAACTGGTGTTTTTCAGCAGGCTCAACATCCACCGATTAATTGGATTAGTAATTTTTGA
- the LOC142640569 gene encoding heterogeneous nuclear ribonucleoprotein 1 has translation MGSKSRADNPHSGDGASPGKIFIGGLHKETSFGAFRSYFEKYGEITDAVIMRDRYTNQPRGFGFVTYADPSVVDKVIEDTHIINGKQVEIKRTIPKGQGQSKDFKTKKIFVGGIPSAVTEDELKNFFSKYGKVVEHQIIRDHETHRSRGFGFVIFDNDEVVDEMLTKGNMIDMAGTQVEIKKAEPKKASNPPPAPAYGSNSRSRSFNDGFGGFGNSYGGFDGGFGPGPYRTPGSLGSRLGGGYGYGGGSGEYGGGYGGFGASSLGGYRSESSLGYSSRFAPYGGGFGGSYGSGLGGYGRGSEGYGSYGSSGYGAGYDSGPGASYGGAGGLYGRGGYSGTSRYHPYAR, from the exons ATGGGTTCGAAATCCAGGGCCGATAATCCACACTCCGGCGATGGTGCCAGCCCCGG GAAGATCTTCATTGGAGGATTGCACAAAGAGACAAGCTTTG GGGCTTTTAGGAGTTACTTTGAGAAATATGGAGAAATAACAGATGCAGTGATAATGAGAGATCGGTATACTAATCAGCCTAGGGGTTTTGGGTTCGTCACTTATGCTGATCCTTCAGTAGTTGACAAGGTCATTGAAGACACCCATATCATCAATGGCAAACAG GTTGAGATAAAGAGGACCATTCCCAAGGGCCAAGGGCAGTCAAAGGATTTTAAAACAAAGAAGATATTTGTTGGTGGGATTCCATCAGCAGTCACTGAAG ATGAGTTGAAGAATTTCTTTTCCAAGTATGGGAAGGTGGTGGAACACCAGATTATACGTGATCATGAAACTCATCGTTCCCGAGGCTTtggatttgttatttttgaCAATGATGAAGTTGTAGATGAAATGTTAACAAAGGGAAATATGATTGATATGGCTGGTACCCAG GTGGAGATCAAGAAAGCTGAACCAAAGAAAGCCTCAAACCCACCACCTGCTCCAGCATATGGTAGCAACTCTAGGTCTCGTTCTTTCAATGATGGCTTTGGTGGTTTTGGCAATTCTTATGGAGGTTTTGATGGAGGGTTTGGTCCAGGTCCCTATAGGACTCCAGGAAGTCTTGGCAGTAGGCTTGGTGGTGGATATGGTTATGGCGGTGGTAGTGGCGAATATGGTGGTGGTTATGGGGGTTTTGGAGCCAGTAGCTTAGGTGGCTACCGTAGTGAATCTTCACTTGGTTATTCTAGTCGCTTTGCACCCTATGGTGGCGGTTTTGGTGGCAGTTATGGAAGTGGTTTAGGTGGATATGGTCGAGGGAGTGAAGGCTATGGAAGTTATGGAAGTTCAGGCTATGGTGCTGGTTATGACTCCGGGCCTGGCGCTAGTTATGGTGGAGCAGGTGGGCTGTATGGAAGGGGAGGCTATAGTGGCACTAGTCGCTACCATCCCTATGCGAGGTAG